A segment of the Candidatus Pelagisphaera phototrophica genome:
TTACGTTTTTAAAATTACTCAGGCTAACACTTAAAGGCTAATGACTTGCCAAGAAGTGGTAAGACACTTACCACTTGTCGACATTTCGTCTAACCACTATCCCAGCACACAACTCTAACCTTCTCGCTCAAATCTTAGTCAATGATTCAATCGAGTATTAACGTTGTTTACTTAGGACACAGCCAAGCGATTCAGCTGAAGGTTGAGAAGCTCCTACAAGATGGGTCTTTGCTCTCGTTTTTCGATAGTATGACTTCTGCACTTGAGCACATAAAGATTCATCCCGGCAAAACGGATATCTTCATCGCAAGTGATTTAAAAGATATGGATCCGTTAGAATTGGTCCTATTATTGAAGGAGAAACATCCAAGCCTCCCGATAATAGTACTGAGCGAGATCAGGAAGAGCAGCTTGGCGATAGAAATCATAAAAGCTGGAGCTCACGATTTCTTTCTCTTGCCGATTAGTTCCTCCGAACTGATGGATTCCTTAAAACAGGTAGTCGTCAATTCTCGTTTGAGCTCCAAACCGGTTGAAATTGGGGAAGTTTACAGCGAGCAAGATACCATTATCGGCCGCAGCAAAGCTATGCGTGACATCTACAAGCAACTCGGCCGGATTGCATCACAATCAGTGACTGTGCTTTTGCGAGGCGAAACTGGTACTGGCAAGGAACTAATTGCCCGTGCAATTTATCAGCACGGACATCGGGCTCACAAAGGCTTTATTACTGTAAACTGTGGAGCCATTCCAGAGAACCTGCTTGAGAGCGAGCTCTTTGGACATGAAAAAGGTGCTTTTACCGGTGCAAGTCAGTTGCGTGTTGGGCGCTTCGAGCAAGCTCACGGCGGCACTATTTTCCTCGATGAAATCGGAGACTTAGATCTCTCGCTACAAGTTAAAATTTTACGCGTTCTGCAAGAAAGAACGATTCAGCGCTTAGGGAGTTCCAAAGATATCTCAATTGATGTCCGTATCATCGCAGCGACGCATCGTAGCTTAGAGGCTATGATATCGGAGGGAACGTTTAGAGAAGATCTATTTTATCGTTTGAATGTGATATCAATTTCAATTCCTCCGCTTCGAGATCGACGAGACGATATTCCAGACTTGATTAATTATTTTTTGCAGAGGTTTGCAAAAGAGTACGGACTAAGCGTCCCGAGCATATCTGCAAAAGCGTTGGAATTCTTGAAGCGATTAGAATGGCCTGGAAATATACGCCAGCTTCAAAATGTAGTGAGCAAAGCACTGTTAGATTCTACTGGCCCTTCACTCGGGTGGGAGCGTTTTGACAGCATAGTTCGGGAGTCTCAACTTATTGCAAAAAAGCAGACAAGCCTCACACAAATGATTGAGCAAGAGTTGAATCGAGCAGCAAACAACGAGACCGATGCAGCACTGCCAATCTTGACCCATAATTTCGAGCGAGAAGTCTTCGATATGGCTATAAAAAGAACAGATGGAAATCAGACGAAGGCAGCGCGATTACTGGGCGTCTCGCGCCTAACGCTGCGAGCGAAGCTTCGACTTTTTGGAAAGCACCCCAAAGGACAGTGATTGTGATGACTCCATAGAGTTTTGACCGTATTATATCGGTAATTATCATGTGCTCGCTCCTCGTTTCTTCTTTCCTCTAACTAATGGCGTGATCTTGACGCCAACTTTTTCTCTTAACTGTTGAGAGGTGGTATATTTCGCGGAACACACCCTTCATTTTACCGCTCTAATTACACTCTTTCACTGGCTCAATGATACATTTCTCAAGGCTTTTCAAATTGAGGAAAAATAGGTTTTGAATTCTCGTTTTAATGAATGCGTCCCATCGACGCCTTAGAACCTTGGGAACTGGGCTCGTAGAAGCTCCAATGTACCCGCGAAGGTCTCTTCATTTTCTGCAAACGTATGCCGATTGAGAGCAGACTTTCAAGTAGAAGGACCAGCGGATTGATCGCAGTGGCCAACCGTTTTAGGAGATGTTGTTTTTCTTTGCTGCCACAGATGGGTGAGGTGACTGCGAGTGTCATTTGTTTTGCCTCTACTTGCTGCATCTTGAAACCGAATTTCCAGCTTATCTCCATGGTGGGTATTCATTGCTTTATAACGAAAACTTCACTAACTTAGATTAGTTGTCTGGAGGGGCGGTAGAGAAAAACTTATCGCCATCACCGTTGGAGACTAATGCACGATAGTTGGAGAAGAGAACCTCGTCGCTGTCCTTGTGGCCGAGCTGGCGAGCCGTTTCCATTGAATCCTTGAATTTGTTCAAGTTGTACGACGCGAAGCTGTGCCGCATACCGTTTTGCTGGCTTTCAACCCTAGCGGCAGCCAGAAGCTTGAATCGCAGGTTATTGAATGGAGTGGATGCCTTCGGCCAAATTCGTCCATCCTCGGATTTGCAAAGGCTTAACCATTTCTGAGCGTTCGGTGGAATTAGCACGGCTCTGTTCCTTCGCTTTTTCGCAATATCGGCGGGGACTTGGACGTACGGCTCATCGTCATTCAGATGAACATCCGTCCAGTTTAATTGAAGAAGTTCAGTTGTCCTAAGGCCGCAGAAAAACCCGAGAGTGAAGGCAGCTAGTGTGGGGATGAATGCCTCTTGTAGCGCGGTCTACATAATGGCCTTAACTTCGTTGATTGCATAGGTCTCAGGTATCTTCTCTACCTTGATCCCGAAAAGCATACACTTCTTGATATTGGAAAGGCCTTCCAAGGGGCTCTCATGGATATATCTTTCGCCTATCGCGTACCTCATAATATGTTTGAGGGTGTTGAAGAAGTTCTCTGTCGAGCGGCGCGATAGTTTGAGCGAATTAAGCCAAGAGGTGAGGCCCTTAGGTTTTAGGTCGGAAATAGGTACATCTCCAAACGAACCCCTTAGTCGCTGCGAGCGGTTCCTGAAATCCCTTAAACTCTCTTTCCTGAGGTCATGTTTCTCCTTGAGGCTCACTATATCATCCAAGACCACGCTGAAACTCTTCTTACCGCTAATTGGACGCATTCTTGGGACGGCGTAATCAATGGCCTCATAGAGGGAAATCTTGTGGCTTCTATGTTTCTTGGATGCTTTTTTGGCGGCTACCAGTTCTTCAGCGGTCAATTTAAATCCGCTCTCGCCTAGCTTCCGAAATCGGCCGTATTAGTCCCTGGTGCATGCTTCAGCCTCTTGGATGGTCTTGAATTGATGTAAGAGGCGACTCTTGCCAGCAGGCTTTCTGGGGATGGTTACTCGATACGAGTAGTTGTAGTCTTCTCCATTGGTTCTGTTTGATATGGGGCTAATCGTAATCCCAGAACCCTTTGGGAATTCATAGGTTTCGAGAGCCTTTGAGATAGATGGCCCTGGTCCACGGTCTACGGCAGAGCATTGTAGAGTAGGCAATAGATATGATAGGAATTTGATAGTAAAGAGCCATCGGTATAGCTAACTTGTTGTCTTTGAGATTATTAAATGGTGGAGGTGGCGGGAATCAAAATCGGTATTTGCCTAGTTAACAAAGACTTACAAACCTATTTAGGAGTATTAGGCAGCATTTCAATGCACTGTTCTGCACCAATTATGGCAGGAAATTGGCAGGAAATTAGACTGGGGGGCGGGGGTTATTCAAGAGGCTGCCTCTATGTTAGTATTCATCAACTAGCTCCGAAAAAATTGTCCCTCAAAGGGGGTCTGAAGGTGTTCTCAACCCAGCCTGCGTCTAATAAAAGCTAAAGCCACTACACCAGCTCCTAGAAGAGCTGCTGTGGAGCCTGTGTCGGGGACGGACCTATCTATAGAAAATATACCAATTTCTTGGTCGTAATCGAATGCGACGTAAGCAAGATTGTTTGTTACATCCAGTGTTATGCCTTCTGGATCATCAAAGTCTCCACCTAGATCATCAAAGTATGTGACCCCCAGGAGTGACCAGTAAGAGTCTATCTCGTAGACTGCGTTAGTTCCCCCAGGATCATCAACAACGAAGAATCAAATATAAGTTCAGCTATATAAATGCGGGAAGTAGAAATCATTACCAAATCGGGCGCAGAGGATAATAATCAATAAGATGCCAAGGATAATTCGGCTGGGTTTATCGCTTGTCGCAAACGCAATCGGATCATTATCCAATACGCCAACCTCAACTGCTCTCCAACATCGCAATTGCCAATACAAGATTACTGGCACGCTCAAAAACAACGTTTGCTGCCCTTTGAAGACTGATGACGTTTCATTAAATCTAAAGTACATAAACAAAATTAATGCAGATGCGAATGCTGAGCAAATACCGGCAATAGTTAAAATGTTAACATCTATTATACTGTAACCTCTTCGCCTTAAGCTCCTGCTTCCATCGGACTTCATCAGCTCGGCAACTCGCTTCATCATTGCTAGCCCTAGGAATACAAACATCCCAAAAGAAAACAGCCAAATTGAGACAGAGTGATCAGCGACATCCGCTCCTGCGTAGATACGAATCAGATAAAGAAAAGCCAAAGCAAAAACGTCTAGAAGAAACTTAGCCTTCAAAAATAGGCTATAGCATAGAGTGACCAGAACATATGCAAAAATGACTGGGAAAACTTCCAGTTGCCACGCAATCAAAAAACCTGAAGCGACAATTAAAAATAAAATACACAGACTACGCGGTATGCTGATTTTACCTGACGCAATCGGGCGCTTCTTCTTTTTGAAGTGATGTCTATCTGCCTGAATATCTAATAGATCATTGATAATATAAGTTCCCGAAGCCACCAGCGAGAACGCGAAAAATACTCCAGCAGTCGTCAGCCAACCTTTTAAATCCCACCATTGACCAGAGGCTATTATGGGAACAAAAACCAGCAAATTTTTGATCCACTGCTTTGGTCTGAGCAGTACGAAAGACCCCCCATTGAGGTTGTCATTAGATTGAAACGAAGCCAATACCGGCGAACAGGCCTCAACTTTTTTACGTAAACGATCTTTTACTTCAACGACCACGGCTCCAGCGGCATCTCTCCAAATAGGAAGGTCAACTTTGCTGTCCCCAACATAAATGAAACCCCGCTCACCAAACTCATGAACAAGGGCTTGCCCCTTGCACTTACCCTTAAGGTTGCTCGATCCATCGCTACAAAAAACTTGATCGAAGATCCCAAGGTGTTTCTGGACAGCGAGGGCAATTGATTGGTCGGCTGCTGTTGCCAGAACGATTTTATGACCAGCAGCCTTTCTCAACTTCAACCAGTCTAGAAGAGACTCATTCCAAGGTAAGTTTTCTATATCTATTTTTTGTGCGTTGGAAAGTTTGGATTTAAATACCGCTTTCCCCTTTGAAATCCAGCCAAGACAATCGAATAGCTTAAATGGTTTGTGGGCCAAAAACGCGAGAAAGCTCTCGTATAGAGTATCAGTGGCTACAAGCGTACCGTCTAAATCCACGCATATGGGCAAAATTTCTAATTTTGATTCTATTTTCGAGTCACGCTTCATTTATGAAGTCTGGATAAAATGATTTAATCGTTAATTTACCCAAAAATTTTTTCAACTTTTTAAAAAAAATATAATTAGTCACAAAATTTTCGATTAATCGAGCTATCGTTTTCATTCAAGTTACCCATTACTCGGTCGACACGAAACAATGAAAAAAGCTTCAAGAAAAAATATGATAGGCACCGAGAAACACCAAAACATATGTTCGCCGTGAGGGTTGCTACTACCTCCAAAAATCTGTATTTTAATGATTAGGGCTAGCAACAAAAAAATGAAGATATCGCTAGGCCAACGGCGAGACTCGGCATCATACTTGAATCATGGAAACCTATCTCTCATGGTGGGTGTTTCCCTGTCGACCCTAGCGGGACTACTTGTCTGGCAAAGCTTCTCAGGCTTACTTGAAGGGCCGTTTTTCCGAATAGAAAATTTTGACAAGTGGTTTGATTCGGACGTCTTTCGGGTGATCTCTTCGATGTTAAGCACTGAGACAAAAGGCAGTCGATCGAACCTTCATCCCGTCTTCCCTATTTTATCGTATGCACTAACGGCGCTCGTCAACTTCGTTATCAGAGACCCTGTCGTCGCAATACAAAGCCTGATGTCTTTCAACGCATTTTTTGCGACTATGCTTCTGTGGAGGCTCCTGAATTGGTTAAGATTGGATTTGGCCGACATTTTTTTGTGTCTATCGCTTTTCATCGCTTCAGCCTCCTTCGTATTTTGGTTCCCAATAGCCGAGAGCTTTCCTATTGGAGCTACTTCCATGTTACTTAGTCTCCAACTCTTAACCCTTTCGCCAGCCCGTGAAGCTCGATCTCTTCTTCTTGATGTATTGCTATGCTCGGCAAGCTTAGCGATAACGATCTCCAATTGGATCGTTGGACTCACTGCAATCGCCTTACGGTGTGATTTTCACAAGCGAATTTTCAGCCTTCTTAAAACCTCGCCTCGTGATTACCTCCAAAGAAACAGGGAGGCTCTCTACTACCCCATCAAAGTAATACTGCTGTCAGGGCTGGCAGTATCCATCCTGTCAATCATCCAAGATTTCGCATTCGAACACTCGGTGTCGTTTCTTCGAGTGGATCAATTGGATCAATTGATAAAGGAAAAATGGTTTATCGATTTCAGAGGGATTATACATTTAGCTACTCGGATTATCGAACTTATTCTAAATCCAATGGTAGTTGGCGAAATCGTCTCACACAGTTATCCCACATCTTTTGATCAATCCGGCTGGGTTTTCGATGAAGTGTTTTCGCCCAAATGGAGACCGGTGCGCGATATGCAAATTCTCTCTGCGAACAGTCTGTCGATAAAGTCGATGTCCCATTTCATCGGCGTTTCGACATGGCTGTTGCTACTAGCTATTTCTGCGAAAAATATATTACAAGCCCCTAGATTAAACCCCATCATCTGGACGTCCATAATCACGTTAGCATCTTTCTTCGCCTTACACGCTCTCTATGGGCATCATCTATTCTTGTACTCAGCCCATTTCGTATTTTTCTACATAATCATTTCTTCTACAGCATTCCAATGCAAAAGAAAGTGGATTCCTCGCACTCTGATGTTCTTATTGATCCTTTCCGGGGGCTACCATAATTACACCTCGTTCGAACTCGCCAACACGATTCTTCTAGAAATAAGCGGTTCGCCAATGTGATACGGAATCTTAATACTACAGAGAATTAAAAGAAGTAGTCGAGCGATAAAGGGCACATTTCTGTGCTCGATTGATCGCTCCTCGCCTCTTAAATCCTCTTTGATGAAAGGTTTTCGGGCAGCGATCCAATCAACTAGATTTATCGTTGCCCAGTGCTCATTGCCCCGACCCATGATACGCTCATTCAATGACAGTCGGTCTAGAACGAAAAACAAACCAGCCTATAATCAAAACGCAGAATGCCTTCCGCAGTATTCTAGGCAGGGACTCCACTTCCTTGCCCGAAAAGGCTCTTTATCCAAACTGGATTCCCTGGGGAGATTAAAAAGGACCAAGTAATATGCATATAAGTTAGTGCCAAGAAGCACTGGTAAGAAACGCTGAACAAAAACTGTACGTTCCAAACTGCAGCGAATAAAACCATTACCAAGAAGACGGATATGCCTAACCCATTCCAAACAGCACCCTCAATCCAAAAGGTTCTGCGATTTGAATCGCTCAACATCCCCTGTTTTACAAGAGGTAAAAGTCCATAAAATCCAAAATGGTACAAGATAATCACTTTCCAATCGATCGGATACCAGACTGCAAGAACAGCCAGTGCAGGACCTATTAGAGCCCAACTGTGATTGTTCAAAAATCCAATTATTCTGGCACGCTCAGCGAATTCGCTTCTATTGAGCATAAGGAAGGCCGCTGAGCTCGCCAATGCTGTGATAAATAGCATCGCATCGCAGACGAAGCCTAAACCTAGCTGAGCTCTCGTAGCAGAAAGATAACCGGAAAAAATACAGAGGACCAATAGCCCTTTACTCCAAGATCCATGCCTAGAGCCCGCTTCGTTGTCGAAATAAGTTTCGGAGAGAGCATGGTGTAGTCCAAAATAAAATATCAGTGCATACACATCCCAGCCATAGGTGATAGCCAGCATCCCTAAGGGAACCGCAATCAAAATAGTAAGCTTCGCCGGCGTCCGCTCCATAGCTGCCTTTATACCTCTTCGAGAGTATTTTAACCCCAGTAGACCGTGAGGATATCCTGTTCCTAAAATGATGGCCTCGAAGACAAGTCCCCCTCCAACGACGCGATGTAACAGCAA
Coding sequences within it:
- a CDS encoding sigma-54 dependent transcriptional regulator, yielding MIQSSINVVYLGHSQAIQLKVEKLLQDGSLLSFFDSMTSALEHIKIHPGKTDIFIASDLKDMDPLELVLLLKEKHPSLPIIVLSEIRKSSLAIEIIKAGAHDFFLLPISSSELMDSLKQVVVNSRLSSKPVEIGEVYSEQDTIIGRSKAMRDIYKQLGRIASQSVTVLLRGETGTGKELIARAIYQHGHRAHKGFITVNCGAIPENLLESELFGHEKGAFTGASQLRVGRFEQAHGGTIFLDEIGDLDLSLQVKILRVLQERTIQRLGSSKDISIDVRIIAATHRSLEAMISEGTFREDLFYRLNVISISIPPLRDRRDDIPDLINYFLQRFAKEYGLSVPSISAKALEFLKRLEWPGNIRQLQNVVSKALLDSTGPSLGWERFDSIVRESQLIAKKQTSLTQMIEQELNRAANNETDAALPILTHNFEREVFDMAIKRTDGNQTKAARLLGVSRLTLRAKLRLFGKHPKGQ
- a CDS encoding site-specific integrase — translated: MPTLAAFTLGFFCGLRTTELLQLNWTDVHLNDDEPYVQVPADIAKKRRNRAVLIPPNAQKWLSLCKSEDGRIWPKASTPFNNLRFKLLAAARVESQQNGMRHSFASYNLNKFKDSMETARQLGHKDSDEVLFSNYRALVSNGDGDKFFSTAPPDN
- a CDS encoding phage integrase SAM-like domain-containing protein → MTAEELVAAKKASKKHRSHKISLYEAIDYAVPRMRPISGKKSFSVVLDDIVSLKEKHDLRKESLRDFRNRSQRLRGSFGDVPISDLKPKGLTSWLNSLKLSRRSTENFFNTLKHIMRYAIGERYIHESPLEGLSNIKKCMLFGIKVEKIPETYAINEVKAIM
- a CDS encoding VPDSG-CTERM sorting domain-containing protein; translated protein: MDSYWSLLGVTYFDDLGGDFDDPEGITLDVTNNLAYVAFDYDQEIGIFSIDRSVPDTGSTAALLGAGVVALAFIRRRLG
- a CDS encoding UbiA family prenyltransferase, which codes for MKRDSKIESKLEILPICVDLDGTLVATDTLYESFLAFLAHKPFKLFDCLGWISKGKAVFKSKLSNAQKIDIENLPWNESLLDWLKLRKAAGHKIVLATAADQSIALAVQKHLGIFDQVFCSDGSSNLKGKCKGQALVHEFGERGFIYVGDSKVDLPIWRDAAGAVVVEVKDRLRKKVEACSPVLASFQSNDNLNGGSFVLLRPKQWIKNLLVFVPIIASGQWWDLKGWLTTAGVFFAFSLVASGTYIINDLLDIQADRHHFKKKKRPIASGKISIPRSLCILFLIVASGFLIAWQLEVFPVIFAYVLVTLCYSLFLKAKFLLDVFALAFLYLIRIYAGADVADHSVSIWLFSFGMFVFLGLAMMKRVAELMKSDGSRSLRRRGYSIIDVNILTIAGICSAFASALILFMYFRFNETSSVFKGQQTLFLSVPVILYWQLRCWRAVEVGVLDNDPIAFATSDKPSRIILGILLIIILCARFGNDFYFPHLYS